The window TTCCGTCCCGCCAACCGGAGATCGATGCTGCTGAAACCGAACTGCCGCACCCACGGTTGGTCTAACGAGTAGGCCACCGCGATCTCGCGCAGCTTGGTGTAGCCGCCCGGCTCGACGAACTGCGCCGACACCGGTCCGAAGCCGCCGCCGTTTCCCTGGAACCACGACTGGTCGATCACCACCGGCATTCCGGCGCCCGGGCCCGCGGTCGGACCGGGCATGAAGCTCTTGCCGAACACCAGGCTCTGGCCGCGCACGTCGGTATCGATGTGCGTGCCGAAATTGTCGAGAGCGCCGCGCGTGCCGTCCCAGATCTGGCCACCGTGCTTGACATCAAGCAGGCCGGACACCGTGACGTGATCGTACGTGATCGCCGTGCGCAGGCTGCCTAACCAATCCGGATTGCCATCGGCGATGACGCGCGTCGTCGGATCGGGCACCGGGAATCCATCGGCCCCGATGTACAGCGATCCCTTGGGCGCGCTGCCGCACCCGGCGTCGATGTCGATGCCGTTGATGTTGAGACCGCGCCCGCAGCGCGCGAAATCGTTGCCGCGAATCACGCCGACGCTGGAGCCGAGCCACGCCGTCGGCACGGTGCCGGCAAATCCGCCGCCGCCGCCGGCCGAGAGATCCACGAACTGCTGCCCGTTCAGGCTCAGCACGCGGTTCTCGTTCTTCGACCACTGCAGCCCGATCTCCCACGTGAGGTTGCTGCTCATGATCGGACGGTAGTTGAACGACGTCTCGATGCCGCGGTTGCGAATGGTGCCCGCGTTCTGCGCTTGCACCACGAACCCGGTGGACGCCGCGAGCGGCGCCTGGAAGATCGCGCCGACCGTCTTGTCCTGATACACCGTCGCCGACGCGTCCGCGTGGTTGTTGAACAAGCCGAGGTCGAAGCCGGTCTCGAATTCTTTCGTGCGCTCGGGCGCGAGATCGGGCTGCTCTTTCTGCGCGCTCTGCGAGAGGCCGCCGTTGCCGTTCTGATTCTCGAGCAGCGCGCTGCCCCAGCCGGCATCGGCGAAGAACACACCCGACGCATAGAACTGCGTGGTCGAATACACCGCCGGCTCGGTGCCCGTCTCGCCGTAGGCGAAGCGGAACTTTCCGTAATCCAGAATGCCGCTGTTGCCGCTGGACTGCTGGACGAAGTTGTACGCCAGGCTGGCCTTCGGGAACCAGTGCCGGCGCGAGCTGACGCCGAACTCGGAGAACCCGTCGTTGCGCGCCGCCGCACTGATGAAAACGCGGTCGGCCAGATTGATGTCCGCCTGGCCGAAGTACGATTCGCTGTGGATCACCGACTGCGAATCGTTAGGCGTCCAGTTGGCGGTGTTCAGCAGGTCGAACGGCTGCGGCGCCACGAGCGTGATGCCGGTGACGGCGATCTGCCGGAAGTCGCGCGCGTTGATGTTCTGCCCAAGGGTCAGCGACCCCGACACACTGGGGCTGAACGTGTGCGACGCCGTGCCGGTCAGGTTCTGGTCGAGCTGAAACGACTTGAAGTCGGCGCGGATCACCTGGCCCGTGGGCTGACCGGAGCTCGACTGCGGGAATCCCTCGAGTCGCTCGTCGCCGTAGTAATCGGCGCCGAACGTCTCCTTGAAGTTGAGCCAGTCGAGTGCGTCCCAGGTCGCGTTGAGGTTTCCGTACGTGCGATTCAGCTGGCTCTGCGCGAGATCCTGGTTGATGATGTAGAACGGGTTGTCGTATCCGCGCGTGTCCAGCGCCGAGTTGACCGACGGGAACGGGAACCGGTACGAGCGCTGGAGCCCGGTCGTGGGCGACAGGAACTGCTGGTTGTTGAACTCAGGCGGCGTCCGGAGTGCGCCTAACAGGAGCCCGTCGACGTTCGAGCCCTGCTGCAGGAAGTGACCCTGCGTGTTGACGTACGAGATGTCCATGCCGACGTTGAGATTGTCGAACATCCGGTGCGACGCGTTGAGCCGAACGGTGGTCTTGTCGTAGAAGTCGTTAGGCCCCTTGATGTCGCCGTTGTCGTTGTCGCGGCCCGCGGACAGATAGTAGAGCGTCTGGTCGTTGCCGCCGGAGAGCGAGAGCGTGCTGTTCCACTCGTGACCGGTGTGGAACAGCTCGTCGAAGTGATCGTACACCGGGGTGCCGGGCGCGAGGACGGGCCCGAAGCTCGAGCTGGTCGACGGGCCGCAATCCAACAGCGAATCCATGGGCAGTCCGTCGGGATTCGACGCGTCGCAGGACGGGAACACGCCGTCGTTGCCGTGGCCGTACGTCGTCTGCAACGGGATCTTGTGATTGACGTTGTCGAACGAATAGCTCGAGTTGAGCGAGTATCGCGTCTGGCCTGACTGCCCTTTCTTGGTCGTGATGAGCACCACGCCCTGTCCCGCGCGCGCGCCGTAGATCGCGGCGGCGGCGGCGCCCTTGAGGATCTCGATCGACGCGATGTCGGCGGGGTTGATGTCGGACGCGCGATTCGGCGCCGTCGTCCCGGCGAGCGGATTCATTTCGGTCGAGTACGTCGAGTTGTCGATCGGCACGCCGTCCACGACGAACAGCGGCTGGCCGGTGCCCGTGATCGTCTTGGGTCCGCGAATGCGGATGTACGACGACGAGCCCGGGTCGCCCGACGACGAGTTGACCTCGACGTTCGGCGCTTTGCCCGCGAGCGCGGACACGACGTTCGATTCGTTGGACCGCGAGATGAGCGACGTGTCGACGGTGTTGATGACGTTGCCCAACTTTTCGCGCGTCGTCGACGTCCCCTCGCCGGTCACCACCACTTCGCCTAACCGGAGCGGATTGGCTTCGAGTACGAAGTTCTCCGCGTGCGCGCCGGGCGTGATCGCCATGGCCACCGCCTTCTCCTGATACCCGATGAGACGGACGGTGAGGCTGTCGGTTTTGCCGCTGACGCGCGCGGCCGGGATCACCAGGCGATACGTGCCGTCCGTGCCGGTGACGACACCCAGTCTGAGATCCTTGAGGAACACGCTCGCGTACGGCAACGGTGCGCCTGCCGCGGTGGCGACCGTTCCGGTGATCACGGCTTCTTGCTGGCCGGGTTGTTGTGCCCCCGCCACCGCGGCAATCGCGAGGGTGGCAAAGGCGGCGAGCACTGACGAGCAACATCGCATACGTGCCTCCACGGTACAGGACGGCATGCGCATCGCACGCTGGTCGCTGCCCGCGCGCGACGCCGGGAGGCGTAGTATCCCGTGCTCGACG is drawn from Gemmatimonadaceae bacterium and contains these coding sequences:
- a CDS encoding SusC/RagA family TonB-linked outer membrane protein codes for the protein MRCCSSVLAAFATLAIAAVAGAQQPGQQEAVITGTVATAAGAPLPYASVFLKDLRLGVVTGTDGTYRLVIPAARVSGKTDSLTVRLIGYQEKAVAMAITPGAHAENFVLEANPLRLGEVVVTGEGTSTTREKLGNVINTVDTSLISRSNESNVVSALAGKAPNVEVNSSSGDPGSSSYIRIRGPKTITGTGQPLFVVDGVPIDNSTYSTEMNPLAGTTAPNRASDINPADIASIEILKGAAAAAIYGARAGQGVVLITTKKGQSGQTRYSLNSSYSFDNVNHKIPLQTTYGHGNDGVFPSCDASNPDGLPMDSLLDCGPSTSSSFGPVLAPGTPVYDHFDELFHTGHEWNSTLSLSGGNDQTLYYLSAGRDNDNGDIKGPNDFYDKTTVRLNASHRMFDNLNVGMDISYVNTQGHFLQQGSNVDGLLLGALRTPPEFNNQQFLSPTTGLQRSYRFPFPSVNSALDTRGYDNPFYIINQDLAQSQLNRTYGNLNATWDALDWLNFKETFGADYYGDERLEGFPQSSSGQPTGQVIRADFKSFQLDQNLTGTASHTFSPSVSGSLTLGQNINARDFRQIAVTGITLVAPQPFDLLNTANWTPNDSQSVIHSESYFGQADINLADRVFISAAARNDGFSEFGVSSRRHWFPKASLAYNFVQQSSGNSGILDYGKFRFAYGETGTEPAVYSTTQFYASGVFFADAGWGSALLENQNGNGGLSQSAQKEQPDLAPERTKEFETGFDLGLFNNHADASATVYQDKTVGAIFQAPLAASTGFVVQAQNAGTIRNRGIETSFNYRPIMSSNLTWEIGLQWSKNENRVLSLNGQQFVDLSAGGGGGFAGTVPTAWLGSSVGVIRGNDFARCGRGLNINGIDIDAGCGSAPKGSLYIGADGFPVPDPTTRVIADGNPDWLGSLRTAITYDHVTVSGLLDVKHGGQIWDGTRGALDNFGTHIDTDVRGQSLVFGKSFMPGPTAGPGAGMPVVIDQSWFQGNGGGFGPVSAQFVEPGGYTKLREIAVAYSLDQPWVRQFGFSSIDLRLAGRNLYTWTKYRGIDPEANLAGAAVLIQGVDYFNNPQTRSFVISLGLNR